From Streptomyces qinzhouensis, one genomic window encodes:
- a CDS encoding cupin domain-containing protein, producing the protein MAGLVIRNFDTADETRPFEDSKGRLDVLNTAGGPVGRAVFEPGWRWSDHVKPLAGTDSCRAAHTGYVVSGRVTIVMDDGERADAGPGDFIEIPPGHDAWVVGDEPCVTIDWTGYGDYAKPA; encoded by the coding sequence ATGGCCGGTCTGGTGATCCGGAACTTCGACACCGCGGACGAGACACGTCCCTTCGAGGACAGCAAGGGAAGACTGGACGTCCTCAACACTGCGGGCGGCCCGGTGGGCCGGGCCGTCTTCGAGCCGGGCTGGCGCTGGTCGGACCATGTGAAGCCACTGGCGGGCACGGACTCCTGCCGGGCGGCCCACACCGGCTATGTGGTGAGCGGCCGGGTCACGATCGTCATGGACGACGGGGAGCGCGCCGACGCCGGACCGGGCGACTTCATCGAGATCCCGCCGGGGCACGACGCCTGGGTAGTGGGCGACGAACCCTGCGTGACGATCGACTGGACCGGGTACGGCGACTACGCGAAGCCCGCGTGA
- a CDS encoding cold-shock protein: protein MAQGTVKWFNAEKGFGFIEQDGGGPDVFAHYSNIATQGFRELREGQRVSFDVTQGQKGPQAENIVPA from the coding sequence ATGGCACAGGGAACCGTGAAGTGGTTCAACGCCGAAAAGGGCTTCGGCTTCATCGAGCAGGACGGCGGCGGCCCGGACGTCTTCGCCCACTACTCGAACATCGCGACGCAGGGCTTCCGCGAGCTCCGTGAGGGCCAGCGGGTTTCCTTCGACGTCACGCAGGGCCAGAAGGGCCCGCAGGCTGAGAACATCGTCCCCGCCTGA
- a CDS encoding sigma-70 family RNA polymerase sigma factor, whose protein sequence is MKQAVHLGRNPSAEPDLQELVGRVALGDERAFAAVYDAVAGPVLGVVRAVLRDRGQSEEVAQEVLVEVWRTAPRFRSDRGTAINWILTLAHRRAVDRVRSVEAAAARDHKAALLDRTPAYDEVTEQVEARLEREQVRRCLRTLTEIQRQAVTLAYYRGLTYRQVAEALTLPLGTAKTRLRDGLIRLRDCLGVTA, encoded by the coding sequence GTGAAACAAGCCGTGCACCTCGGCCGTAACCCCTCGGCGGAACCGGACCTGCAAGAACTCGTGGGGCGGGTGGCGCTGGGCGACGAACGGGCGTTCGCCGCCGTCTACGACGCCGTCGCCGGGCCGGTCCTGGGCGTCGTCCGCGCCGTTCTGCGCGACCGGGGGCAGTCGGAGGAGGTGGCACAGGAGGTGCTGGTGGAGGTGTGGCGCACCGCTCCCCGGTTCCGCTCCGACCGCGGCACGGCGATCAACTGGATTCTCACCCTGGCGCACCGGCGGGCGGTGGACCGGGTGCGTTCGGTGGAGGCCGCCGCCGCACGGGACCACAAGGCCGCGCTGCTGGACCGGACTCCCGCGTACGACGAGGTGACCGAGCAGGTCGAGGCGCGGCTGGAGCGGGAACAGGTGCGGCGCTGTCTGCGTACGCTGACCGAGATCCAGCGCCAGGCCGTCACCCTGGCCTACTACCGTGGACTGACCTACCGTCAGGTGGCGGAGGCTCTGACGCTTCCGCTGGGCACGGCCAAGACCCGGCTGCGCGACGGGCTCATCCGGCTGCGCGACTGCCTGGGGGTGACCGCGTGA
- a CDS encoding anti-sigma factor, translating into MTAADLHGMTGAYALHALPDGERAAFERHLPDCEPCAQETAELCATTARLGLAVSVIPGPALRERVLSRITTVRQEAPGGPVPGLPGRFAARRTLPWSRWALAACLAAVAALGGTTVWQHERAEDALGRAQRAERGAAEVAAVLAAPDARAATGAFPGGATGTVVVSRGRDKAVLVVSGMARPPAGKVYQLWFDDGGTMRSAGLMDPGRRSQSVLLRGAVAGASGMGVSVEPAGGSEQPTAAPVALLGFTT; encoded by the coding sequence GTGACCGCCGCCGACCTGCACGGAATGACCGGGGCCTATGCCTTGCACGCGCTGCCGGACGGGGAGCGTGCGGCGTTCGAGCGCCATCTCCCGGACTGTGAACCCTGCGCTCAGGAGACGGCCGAGCTGTGCGCCACCACGGCCCGGCTGGGGCTCGCGGTGTCCGTGATCCCCGGCCCGGCGCTGCGTGAGCGGGTGCTGAGCCGGATCACCACCGTCCGCCAGGAGGCCCCCGGCGGTCCGGTGCCCGGCCTCCCGGGCCGCTTCGCGGCGCGGCGGACGCTCCCGTGGTCGCGCTGGGCCCTGGCCGCCTGCCTCGCGGCGGTCGCCGCGCTGGGCGGTACCACGGTCTGGCAGCACGAGCGGGCCGAGGACGCCCTGGGCCGGGCCCAGCGGGCGGAGCGGGGTGCGGCCGAGGTCGCCGCGGTGCTGGCCGCGCCGGACGCCAGAGCCGCGACCGGCGCGTTCCCCGGCGGGGCCACCGGCACCGTGGTCGTCTCCCGCGGCCGGGACAAGGCCGTGCTCGTCGTCTCCGGGATGGCTCGTCCGCCCGCCGGGAAGGTCTACCAACTGTGGTTCGACGACGGCGGCACCATGCGGTCCGCCGGTCTGATGGACCCCGGGCGCCGGAGCCAGTCCGTCCTTCTCCGGGGTGCCGTCGCCGGGGCATCGGGCATGGGCGTCTCTGTCGAGCCCGCCGGCGGATCCGAGCAGCCCACCGCCGCCCCGGTCGCCCTGCTGGGCTTCACGACGTGA
- a CDS encoding molybdopterin-dependent oxidoreductase, with protein MSSDEKESPRLRGWARPSLGALSGVLAGFAALAVAELVSAAVRPQAGPVIAVGGAAIDRTPAGLKDWAIRNFGTYDKLVLQLGILAVLLLFALALGILAVRFRRAGALGVLLFGAVGTAAALGRPDTAGLSDALPSVTGAAAGAALLYGLAGRLAPRGARPAEVDPLGEPGWDRRGFVVAASAAAAASATAGVLGRTLTAANSRDAVAARGRIVLPVPASAAPAAPRGAQVRLPGVSSFITPNGDFYRVDTALVVPKVNATAWRLRIHGKGVRRPVSLSYDDLLRRRLIERHITLTCVSNEVGGPYVGTARWIGVPLGELLAECGVRPPSEGGPADQLVARSVDGMTIGSPVEDVMDGRDALLALGMNGEPLPFDHGFPVRMVVPGLYGYVSACKWIRDIELTDFATYDPYWVKRGWARRAPVKTQSRIDTPKPFARPRAGTVMVAGVAWAQHRGIDTVEVRVDDGPWQAARLAAEDTRDTWRQWSFPWQAVKGGHTLTVRATDRTGEVQPQRRTRTVPDGAAGRHSVVVTVE; from the coding sequence GTGAGCAGCGACGAGAAGGAATCACCACGGCTCCGGGGATGGGCACGGCCCTCCCTCGGCGCACTGAGCGGGGTACTGGCGGGCTTCGCCGCCCTCGCCGTGGCGGAGCTCGTATCGGCGGCGGTACGCCCCCAGGCGGGTCCGGTCATCGCGGTCGGCGGCGCGGCGATCGACCGTACGCCGGCCGGTCTGAAGGACTGGGCGATCCGGAATTTCGGTACGTATGACAAATTGGTGCTCCAGCTCGGCATCCTTGCCGTACTGCTCCTTTTCGCCCTGGCGCTGGGCATTCTCGCGGTGCGTTTCCGGCGCGCCGGCGCCCTCGGCGTTCTGCTGTTCGGTGCGGTAGGGACGGCGGCCGCGCTCGGCCGGCCGGACACGGCCGGTCTCTCCGACGCCCTGCCCTCGGTCACGGGTGCCGCCGCCGGAGCCGCTCTGCTGTACGGACTCGCCGGCCGTCTCGCGCCCCGGGGGGCCCGTCCCGCGGAGGTGGATCCGCTCGGGGAGCCGGGGTGGGACCGGCGGGGCTTCGTGGTCGCGGCCTCGGCCGCCGCCGCGGCGTCCGCGACGGCCGGCGTACTGGGCCGTACCCTGACCGCCGCGAACAGCCGGGACGCGGTCGCCGCGCGCGGCCGGATCGTTCTGCCGGTACCCGCCTCCGCCGCCCCCGCCGCCCCCCGGGGGGCACAGGTGCGGCTCCCCGGGGTCAGCTCCTTCATCACCCCGAACGGCGACTTCTACCGAGTCGACACCGCCCTGGTGGTTCCGAAGGTGAACGCGACGGCCTGGCGGCTGCGCATCCACGGGAAGGGGGTGCGGCGACCGGTCAGCCTCTCCTACGACGATCTGCTGAGGCGCCGGCTGATCGAACGTCACATCACCCTCACCTGTGTGTCGAACGAGGTCGGAGGTCCGTATGTCGGCACCGCCCGCTGGATCGGTGTCCCCCTCGGCGAACTGCTGGCCGAGTGCGGCGTCCGGCCGCCGTCCGAGGGGGGTCCGGCCGACCAGCTCGTGGCCCGCTCGGTGGACGGCATGACCATCGGCAGCCCGGTCGAGGACGTCATGGACGGCCGGGACGCCCTGCTCGCCCTCGGTATGAACGGTGAACCGCTGCCCTTCGACCACGGCTTCCCGGTCCGTATGGTCGTGCCCGGTCTGTACGGCTATGTCTCCGCCTGCAAGTGGATCAGAGACATCGAGCTGACCGACTTCGCCACCTACGATCCCTACTGGGTAAAGCGCGGCTGGGCCCGCAGAGCACCCGTCAAGACCCAGTCACGGATCGACACACCCAAGCCGTTCGCCCGCCCCCGGGCCGGGACCGTGATGGTCGCCGGGGTGGCCTGGGCCCAGCACCGGGGCATCGACACGGTCGAGGTACGCGTCGACGACGGCCCCTGGCAGGCGGCGCGGCTGGCGGCGGAGGACACCCGGGACACCTGGCGCCAGTGGTCCTTCCCCTGGCAGGCCGTCAAGGGCGGCCACACCCTCACCGTGCGCGCCACCGACCGCACCGGCGAAGTGCAGCCGCAGCGACGCACCCGCACCGTCCCCGACGGTGCCGCCGGACGGCACTCCGTGGTCGTCACCGTCGAATGA
- a CDS encoding fasciclin domain-containing protein: MNHRIRRIAVTLAAAAVLPLALSACSDDNGDATASDSADRASSPAAEKGADKGTEKGTESSGGASADRPFGTACAGVPASGAGSFDGMAKDPVATAASNNPALSTLVTAVTKAGLADTLNNAGNITVFAPTNDAFAKIPKATLDKVLSDKAALTKILTYHVVGGKLAPKDLASGSFDTLETSRLTTAGSGEAYTVNNSAKVVCGNVKTANANVYIIDTVLMPAS, from the coding sequence ATGAACCACCGTATCCGCCGGATCGCCGTGACCCTGGCCGCGGCCGCCGTGCTGCCGCTGGCCCTGAGCGCCTGCTCCGACGACAACGGCGACGCCACCGCTTCCGACTCCGCCGACCGGGCCTCCTCGCCGGCCGCCGAGAAGGGCGCCGACAAGGGCACGGAGAAGGGGACGGAGAGCTCCGGCGGCGCCTCGGCGGACCGGCCCTTCGGCACCGCCTGCGCGGGCGTGCCCGCGAGCGGCGCCGGTTCCTTCGACGGTATGGCCAAGGACCCGGTGGCCACCGCCGCCTCCAACAACCCGGCCCTTTCGACGCTGGTCACGGCGGTCACGAAGGCCGGTCTTGCGGACACCCTCAACAACGCCGGGAACATCACCGTCTTCGCCCCCACCAACGACGCCTTCGCGAAGATCCCGAAGGCGACCCTGGACAAGGTCCTCAGCGACAAGGCCGCCTTGACGAAGATCCTCACGTATCACGTGGTGGGCGGGAAGCTCGCTCCGAAGGACCTGGCGAGCGGCTCTTTCGACACCCTGGAGACCTCACGCCTCACCACGGCCGGCTCGGGCGAGGCCTATACGGTGAACAACTCCGCGAAGGTGGTGTGCGGCAATGTCAAAACCGCCAACGCCAACGTCTACATCATCGACACCGTTCTGATGCCCGCGAGCTGA
- a CDS encoding S8 family peptidase, with translation MRKPAKKAYAAAACAVALAAGTTGPTAAAESGGRGSVPRAAAEKFNTDGGTGQTVTLITGDRVTVNAKGRVGRIERAKGRENIPFFTQVHRGSTYVVPRDARRLIADGTLDRRLFDVTGLAKPESRKAHGAGLKVIVGYRGAAAKSARNEVRASGGTTVQRTLSALDADAVTSAEGSTGELWEALSRPRHDGSAALTAGIAQVWLDGVRKASLDRTTGQIGAPAAWARSYDGTGVKIAVVDTGIDSTHPDLVGRVVAERNFTTSPVVTDRSGHGTHVASIAAGTGAKDSRFKGVAPGAQLINAKVLDDWGVGLDSGILAGVDWAVAQGADIVNMSLGGPDTPGIDPMEAQINKLSAEKGVLFAVAAGNSGPGAGTVGSPGTADAALTVGAVDDNDLMADFSGAGPRAGDNAVKPDVTAPGVAITAAAAAGTAGQNPPGYLSQNGTSMASPHVAGAAAILKQKNPTWTGDRIKSVLVGSAKGGGHPVFQQGAGRIQVDRAIDQTVVAEPVSLNLGTQTWPHNDDTPVTKKITYRNHGTADVALDLTATAATGADGQPAPAGFFTLGAQRITVPAGGTAAVDLTADTRLGGTADGVYAVTVVASGGGQSVRTAASVDREVESYEVTFKTFGRDGAPGTDWQAEMLGYAGVGSNRRFAPDLTSGSATVRIPRGTYFLSADMLVDPTAPLKGADLIDNPQFTVDGPTTVTLDARTTRPVSITVPDPAARPTRAGMLAVLVANGSAFLQGGEFTSFDNLRTAYQGPQQIDGTLQQSWAGRWESGTDEYHTLSGGPVGQLATGYTKNYSAKNLALVKTEIGASAPGARGALAMHGVLPNGSGVESPFSIRPAPQHRNVYLATDEGAAWQVVAGVLSTPDPEGYLRFDALYSSEQRQYTPGATYTESFNTGVPGPRLNAETGIVRDGNDIYGSLALVSDGAGHNGFARYAAANTTIHRDGVLYAKEDVAVDAQSFALPPESARYTVATTVHRDPAFNRAGTRIDASWTFTSARTDVSTLLPVSTVRFQPKTALDSTVAAGSKQTFPVVVQGAAAGAGLKSLRVMVSYDNKKWLSAPVGAGKVTVRAPEAGKAVSLKAVVTDKQDNQSAVTIHNAFFGR, from the coding sequence TTGCGCAAACCAGCAAAGAAGGCTTACGCGGCAGCCGCGTGTGCCGTGGCCCTGGCGGCGGGCACGACCGGCCCGACGGCGGCGGCGGAGAGCGGCGGCCGGGGCAGCGTGCCCCGGGCCGCCGCCGAGAAGTTCAACACCGACGGCGGTACCGGACAGACCGTCACCCTGATCACCGGTGACCGGGTCACGGTGAACGCCAAGGGCCGGGTCGGCAGGATCGAACGGGCCAAGGGGCGGGAGAACATACCCTTCTTCACCCAGGTCCACCGGGGGAGCACCTATGTGGTGCCCCGTGACGCCCGGCGGCTGATCGCCGACGGCACCCTGGACCGGCGGCTGTTCGACGTCACCGGACTCGCCAAGCCGGAGAGCCGCAAGGCCCACGGGGCCGGGCTCAAGGTGATCGTCGGCTACCGGGGCGCCGCCGCGAAGTCGGCCCGTAACGAGGTGCGAGCCTCGGGCGGCACGACCGTCCAACGGACCCTGTCGGCTCTCGACGCCGACGCCGTGACCAGCGCCGAAGGCAGCACGGGCGAATTGTGGGAGGCCCTGAGCCGTCCGCGGCACGACGGGTCGGCGGCCCTGACCGCCGGCATCGCGCAGGTCTGGCTCGACGGTGTGCGGAAGGCGTCGCTCGACCGCACCACCGGGCAGATCGGCGCACCCGCCGCCTGGGCCCGTTCGTACGACGGCACCGGTGTGAAGATCGCCGTCGTGGACACCGGGATCGACTCCACCCACCCCGATCTGGTGGGCCGGGTGGTGGCGGAGCGGAACTTCACCACGTCACCGGTCGTCACGGACCGGTCCGGGCACGGCACGCATGTGGCCTCCATCGCGGCCGGTACCGGAGCCAAGGACAGCCGTTTCAAGGGTGTCGCGCCCGGGGCGCAGCTGATCAACGCCAAGGTGCTGGACGATTGGGGCGTCGGTCTTGATTCCGGCATCCTCGCCGGGGTCGACTGGGCCGTCGCCCAGGGCGCCGACATCGTCAATATGAGCCTCGGCGGTCCCGACACCCCCGGGATCGACCCGATGGAAGCACAGATCAACAAGCTCTCCGCGGAGAAGGGCGTCCTGTTCGCCGTCGCCGCGGGCAACAGCGGGCCTGGCGCGGGCACCGTCGGCTCGCCGGGCACCGCCGACGCGGCCCTGACCGTCGGCGCGGTCGACGACAACGACCTGATGGCCGACTTCTCCGGGGCCGGGCCGCGCGCCGGGGACAACGCTGTCAAACCGGATGTCACCGCGCCCGGCGTGGCGATCACGGCCGCCGCCGCCGCGGGCACCGCGGGCCAGAACCCGCCCGGCTACCTCAGCCAGAACGGTACGTCCATGGCATCCCCGCATGTCGCGGGCGCCGCGGCGATCCTGAAGCAGAAGAACCCCACCTGGACGGGCGACCGGATCAAGTCGGTGCTGGTCGGTTCGGCCAAGGGCGGCGGCCATCCGGTCTTCCAGCAGGGCGCCGGGCGTATCCAGGTCGACCGGGCGATCGACCAGACCGTCGTCGCCGAGCCCGTCTCGCTCAACCTGGGCACGCAGACGTGGCCCCACAACGACGACACCCCCGTCACCAAGAAGATCACCTACCGCAATCACGGCACCGCGGATGTGGCGCTCGACCTGACGGCGACGGCGGCCACCGGCGCCGACGGACAGCCGGCCCCGGCCGGGTTCTTCACCCTGGGAGCGCAGCGGATCACGGTTCCCGCGGGCGGTACCGCCGCGGTCGACCTGACGGCCGACACCCGGCTCGGCGGAACCGCGGACGGTGTGTACGCGGTCACCGTCGTCGCGTCGGGAGGCGGCCAAAGCGTCCGGACCGCGGCCTCGGTGGACCGCGAGGTCGAATCGTACGAGGTCACCTTCAAGACCTTCGGACGGGACGGCGCGCCGGGCACCGACTGGCAGGCCGAAATGCTGGGCTACGCCGGTGTGGGCAGTAACCGGCGCTTCGCCCCGGATCTGACGTCGGGGTCCGCGACGGTCCGGATACCGCGCGGCACCTACTTCCTCTCGGCCGATATGCTCGTCGATCCCACGGCCCCCCTGAAGGGCGCCGATCTGATCGACAACCCGCAGTTCACCGTGGACGGTCCCACCACCGTCACCCTCGACGCCCGGACCACCCGGCCGGTGTCGATCACGGTGCCGGACCCGGCGGCCCGCCCGACGCGCGCGGGGATGCTGGCCGTGCTCGTGGCCAACGGCTCGGCCTTCCTCCAGGGCGGCGAGTTCACCAGTTTCGACAACCTCCGTACCGCCTACCAGGGTCCGCAGCAGATCGACGGAACCCTCCAACAGTCCTGGGCCGGCCGCTGGGAGAGCGGCACCGACGAGTACCACACCCTCTCCGGCGGCCCGGTCGGGCAACTGGCCACCGGCTACACCAAGAACTACTCGGCCAAGAACCTGGCCCTGGTGAAGACGGAAATCGGGGCGTCCGCCCCCGGCGCCCGCGGTGCCCTGGCGATGCACGGTGTCCTGCCCAACGGCTCCGGTGTGGAGTCCCCCTTCTCCATCCGCCCGGCGCCGCAGCACCGGAACGTGTATCTGGCCACGGACGAAGGGGCCGCCTGGCAGGTAGTCGCGGGTGTCCTGAGCACACCGGACCCGGAGGGCTATCTGCGCTTCGACGCGCTGTACTCCTCCGAACAGCGGCAGTACACGCCGGGGGCGACGTACACCGAGAGCTTCAACACCGGGGTGCCGGGGCCGCGGCTGAACGCCGAAACCGGGATCGTCCGCGACGGCAACGACATCTACGGCTCGCTGGCCCTGGTCAGCGATGGCGCGGGCCACAACGGCTTCGCCCGGTACGCCGCCGCGAACACCACCATCCACCGCGACGGTGTGTTGTACGCGAAGGAGGACGTGGCCGTCGACGCACAGAGCTTCGCGCTGCCGCCCGAGTCCGCCCGGTACACCGTGGCGACCACGGTCCACCGGGACCCGGCGTTCAACCGCGCCGGAACCCGGATCGACGCCTCATGGACCTTCACCTCGGCCCGTACCGACGTTTCGACGCTGCTCCCGGTGTCCACGGTCCGCTTCCAGCCGAAGACGGCCCTGGACTCCACCGTCGCGGCGGGCAGCAAGCAGACCTTCCCCGTCGTCGTGCAGGGCGCGGCGGCCGGTGCCGGACTGAAGTCGCTGCGGGTCATGGTGTCGTACGACAACAAGAAGTGGCTGTCCGCTCCGGTCGGCGCGGGCAAGGTCACCGTCCGCGCGCCGGAAGCGGGCAAGGCGGTATCGCTGAAGGCCGTCGTCACCGACAAGCAGGACAACCAGTCGGCGGTGACGATCCACAACGCCTTCTTCGGGCGGTGA